In a genomic window of Deinococcus aquiradiocola:
- a CDS encoding SDR family oxidoreductase produces the protein MTQSTSTTPTIGVTAATGQLGQLVVAALLRRGVPADHIVAIVRTPSKAADLAAQGVTVRQADYHQPQSLQTALQGVQNLLLISSNDFQDRPGQHRNVIEAAREAGVQRVAYTSILNADTSTMLLAADHQATEQALRASGVTYTLLRNGWYSENYTGSAAQTVQNGVLLGSAGEGALNPAAREDYADAAAVVLSAPGHDNATYELAGDTALTLPQIAAEYAARSGRSVEYRDLPEQAYADTLKSYGLPEALAAVFANSDSGIARGELGTDRRDLSTLIGRPTTPFGDTAATALQG, from the coding sequence ATGACCCAGTCCACCAGCACCACCCCCACCATCGGCGTCACCGCCGCCACCGGCCAGCTCGGCCAGCTCGTCGTCGCGGCCCTCCTGCGGCGCGGCGTGCCCGCCGACCACATCGTCGCCATCGTCCGCACCCCCTCCAAGGCCGCCGACCTCGCCGCGCAGGGCGTCACCGTCCGCCAGGCCGACTACCACCAGCCCCAGTCCCTCCAGACCGCGCTGCAGGGCGTGCAGAACCTCCTGCTCATCAGCAGCAACGACTTCCAGGACCGCCCCGGCCAGCACCGCAACGTCATCGAGGCGGCCCGCGAGGCAGGCGTGCAGCGCGTCGCGTACACCAGCATCCTGAACGCCGACACCAGCACCATGCTCCTCGCCGCCGACCACCAGGCCACCGAACAGGCCCTCAGGGCCTCCGGCGTCACGTACACCCTGCTCCGCAACGGCTGGTACAGCGAGAACTACACCGGCAGCGCCGCCCAGACCGTCCAGAACGGCGTCCTGCTCGGCAGCGCGGGCGAAGGTGCCCTCAACCCCGCCGCCCGCGAGGACTACGCCGACGCGGCCGCCGTCGTCCTCTCCGCCCCCGGGCACGACAACGCCACCTACGAACTCGCCGGGGACACCGCCCTCACCCTCCCGCAGATCGCCGCCGAGTACGCCGCCCGGAGCGGCAGAAGCGTCGAGTACCGCGACCTTCCCGAACAGGCGTACGCCGACACCCTCAAGAGCTACGGCCTGCCCGAGGCGCTCGCCGCGGTCTTCGCGAACTCCGACAGCGGCATCGCGCGCGGCGAGCTCGGCACCGACCGCCGCGACCTCAGCACCCTGATCGGCCGCCCCACCACGCCTTTCGGCGACACCGCCGCCACTGCCCTGCAGGGCTGA
- a CDS encoding formate/nitrite transporter family protein produces MADTAAANTVALRAAAELAEYVETVGVNKASLPARSAVVLGVLAGIFIGLGSMVYTMVTSDPTLGFAARQLLGGLSFCVGLVLVVVAGAELLTGNILMTLAWASGKLRFSDLARDWSRVALANLVGAVLLAVIVLYSGTLGLNRGLVATHALEIAAKKDSLPYLTAFFSAVLCNLLVCLAVWLAYAGRTVTDKILAVLFPITVFVACGFEHCVADMYFLPLGLMLKASGVTGAGMAAVTPGASLLHLLVVIAGNIVGGGLLVGLMYHWAYRARPATA; encoded by the coding sequence ATGGCAGACACAGCAGCAGCGAACACCGTCGCCCTCCGAGCCGCCGCCGAACTCGCCGAGTACGTCGAGACGGTCGGCGTGAACAAGGCCAGCCTTCCCGCCCGCAGCGCCGTGGTGCTCGGCGTGCTGGCCGGGATCTTCATCGGGCTGGGCAGCATGGTGTACACCATGGTCACGTCCGACCCCACCCTCGGCTTTGCGGCGCGGCAGCTGCTCGGCGGCCTGAGCTTCTGCGTGGGCCTGGTGCTGGTCGTCGTGGCGGGCGCCGAACTCCTGACCGGCAACATCCTCATGACGCTCGCCTGGGCCAGCGGCAAACTCCGCTTCTCCGATCTCGCGCGCGACTGGAGCCGCGTCGCGCTCGCGAACCTCGTGGGTGCCGTCCTGCTGGCCGTGATCGTGCTGTACTCCGGCACGCTCGGCCTCAACAGGGGCCTCGTCGCCACGCACGCCCTGGAGATCGCCGCCAAGAAGGACAGCCTGCCGTACCTCACGGCGTTCTTCAGTGCCGTGCTGTGCAACCTGCTCGTGTGCCTCGCCGTGTGGCTCGCGTACGCCGGGCGGACCGTGACCGACAAGATCCTCGCCGTCCTCTTCCCGATCACGGTGTTCGTCGCCTGCGGCTTCGAGCACTGCGTGGCCGACATGTACTTCCTGCCGCTCGGCCTGATGCTCAAGGCGTCCGGCGTGACGGGTGCTGGCATGGCCGCCGTCACGCCCGGCGCGAGCCTCCTGCACCTGCTCGTCGTGATCGCCGGGAACATCGTGGGCGGCGGCCTGCTCGTCGGCCTGATGTACCACTGGGCGTACCGCGCCAGGCCCGCCACCGCCTGA
- a CDS encoding histidine phosphatase family protein: MSRLILVRHGQTPANAARAFRGPNGDTEPLDERGHAQAQALARHLGPHLAPLAAQGRVRVYASPFTRAQQTAGPLASAIGQPLGTLPGVHEVHTGHWQGQPYSRMDTHAHELVAGDGHFGFPGGESLHAVAQRMTAALDGVRPRAGETLVVVSHGAAITAYLAALHGTDPGTAWRRDTYRHLNTAYSELDWPQDGPATLARLAVLDHLGAPA, encoded by the coding sequence ATGAGCCGCCTCATCCTCGTGCGCCACGGGCAGACGCCCGCCAACGCTGCCCGCGCCTTCCGTGGCCCGAACGGCGACACCGAACCCCTCGACGAACGCGGCCACGCGCAGGCGCAGGCCCTCGCACGCCATCTCGGGCCGCACCTCGCGCCGCTCGCCGCGCAGGGCCGCGTGCGCGTGTACGCCAGTCCCTTCACGCGCGCCCAGCAGACCGCAGGCCCGCTCGCCAGTGCGATCGGCCAGCCGCTCGGGACGCTGCCAGGCGTGCACGAGGTCCACACCGGGCACTGGCAGGGCCAGCCGTACAGCCGCATGGACACGCACGCGCACGAACTCGTGGCCGGGGACGGGCACTTCGGCTTTCCCGGCGGCGAGAGCCTGCACGCCGTCGCACAGCGCATGACGGCCGCCCTGGACGGCGTGCGGCCACGGGCGGGGGAGACGCTGGTCGTCGTGTCGCACGGCGCGGCCATCACCGCGTACCTCGCCGCGCTGCACGGCACGGACCCCGGCACCGCCTGGCGGCGCGACACGTACCGGCACCTGAACACCGCGTACAGCGAACTCGACTGGCCGCAGGACGGCCCCGCCACCCTCGCGCGCCTCGCGGTGCTCGATCACCTCGGCGCGCCCGCCTGA
- a CDS encoding DUF4127 family protein, producing the protein MRFRLPALLLTSLLATASLASAQSAAPTTPAGQATVGGETLIPLDSRPATSTLPAQMAGLLGGTVHVVPAALLGNATRGADPAALTAWLAAQPKDGPLIVSLDALAYGGLVQSRSSRDTVDTVMARLQAVRDWQRASGQPVYAFIVLPREPDAVDRARNLEVARRMIAWAGEGVFRELHVTWDDALPGSPSPAEGAELARTAPANVSVYPGADEVLGTLVARALAPRPATLAVEYSDPARADTVIRYEGIALSRSVTLHAAAAGWQAVTTTPEAIRTPFGGQGTRPATPGDLTLYVFNGGNARAAALRVSQLLRERGAVAVADVEQVNSGNVRAWADLYTLRRPQDLASLAAWGTPGNNLGTVLAHAKLALAGAPADAQDALLAREYANDIVYGSHLRAQLRALIPDARLPGSDASTVLNTLARPYFPLQFRARYDLQDVTLPWNRSFEADLKVTPAPPAP; encoded by the coding sequence ATGCGTTTCCGTCTGCCCGCCCTGCTGCTCACGTCCCTGCTGGCGACCGCGTCCCTCGCGTCCGCCCAGAGCGCTGCGCCCACCACGCCCGCCGGTCAGGCCACCGTGGGCGGTGAGACCCTCATCCCGCTCGACTCGCGCCCCGCCACCAGCACCCTCCCCGCGCAGATGGCGGGCCTGCTCGGCGGGACGGTCCACGTCGTCCCCGCCGCGCTCCTCGGGAACGCCACGCGCGGCGCGGACCCCGCCGCCCTCACCGCGTGGCTCGCCGCGCAACCCAAGGACGGTCCGCTCATCGTGTCGCTCGACGCGCTCGCGTACGGCGGCCTCGTGCAGTCCCGCAGCAGCCGCGACACCGTGGACACCGTCATGGCACGCCTGCAGGCCGTCCGCGACTGGCAGCGCGCCAGCGGGCAGCCCGTGTACGCCTTCATCGTCCTGCCGCGCGAACCGGACGCCGTGGACCGCGCCCGCAACCTCGAAGTGGCGCGCCGCATGATCGCCTGGGCGGGCGAAGGCGTGTTCCGCGAACTGCACGTCACCTGGGACGACGCGCTGCCCGGCAGCCCCTCGCCCGCCGAAGGTGCCGAACTCGCCCGGACCGCGCCCGCCAACGTCAGCGTGTACCCCGGCGCGGACGAGGTGCTCGGCACGCTCGTCGCCCGCGCCCTCGCGCCCAGGCCCGCCACGCTCGCCGTGGAGTACTCCGACCCCGCCAGGGCCGACACCGTCATCCGCTACGAGGGCATCGCCCTCTCCCGCAGCGTCACCCTGCACGCCGCCGCCGCCGGATGGCAGGCCGTGACCACCACCCCGGAAGCGATCCGGACGCCGTTCGGCGGGCAGGGCACGCGCCCCGCCACGCCCGGCGACCTGACCCTGTACGTCTTCAACGGCGGGAACGCCCGCGCGGCCGCGCTACGCGTCTCGCAGCTGCTGCGGGAGCGCGGCGCGGTCGCCGTCGCGGACGTCGAGCAGGTCAACTCCGGCAACGTGCGCGCCTGGGCGGACCTGTACACCCTGCGCCGCCCGCAGGACCTCGCGTCGCTGGCCGCGTGGGGCACGCCCGGCAACAACCTCGGCACGGTCCTCGCGCACGCCAAGCTCGCGCTCGCGGGCGCCCCGGCAGACGCGCAGGACGCGCTGCTCGCCCGCGAGTACGCGAACGACATCGTGTACGGCTCGCACCTCCGCGCCCAGCTGCGCGCCCTGATTCCCGACGCCAGACTGCCCGGCAGCGACGCCAGCACCGTCCTGAACACCCTGGCCCGCCCGTACTTCCCGCTGCAGTTCCGCGCCCGCTACGACCTGCAGGACGTGACGCTCCCCTGGAACCGCAGCTTCGAGGCGGACCTCAAGGTGACCCCGGCGCCGCCCGCCCCCTGA
- a CDS encoding MBL fold metallo-hydrolase, whose protein sequence is MTAPVRLGEHVYALPIETTLMGGPTVIYPAVILDDTHGATLVDTGIPGMEDDIARSLAELGLSWTDVRRVIVTHHDLDHIGSLPGVVAASGAQVLTSAGEVPFVQGERPGQKSPGPEVIAKMPPEMRARFANPPRAQVDRVLQDGEVLDVAGGVRVVLTPGHTLGHLSLLVVQDGVLITGDALTSAGGQLNGPVARVTPDMPEATRSVQKLAQLPARTILTYHGGVVSEDAPAQLRRVADTPA, encoded by the coding sequence GTGACGGCGCCCGTCCGGCTGGGCGAGCACGTGTACGCGCTGCCCATCGAGACGACCCTGATGGGCGGCCCGACCGTCATCTACCCGGCCGTGATCCTCGACGACACGCACGGGGCGACGCTCGTGGACACCGGCATTCCCGGCATGGAGGACGACATCGCGCGCTCCCTGGCGGAACTGGGTCTGTCGTGGACGGACGTGCGGCGCGTGATCGTGACGCATCACGACCTCGACCACATCGGGTCGCTGCCGGGCGTGGTCGCGGCGAGCGGCGCGCAGGTTCTCACGAGTGCGGGCGAGGTGCCGTTCGTGCAGGGTGAACGCCCCGGGCAGAAATCGCCGGGACCGGAGGTGATCGCGAAGATGCCGCCCGAGATGCGGGCCCGGTTCGCGAACCCGCCCAGGGCGCAGGTGGACCGCGTCCTGCAGGACGGCGAGGTGCTGGACGTGGCGGGCGGCGTGCGCGTGGTGCTCACGCCGGGGCACACGCTGGGTCACCTGAGTCTGCTGGTGGTGCAGGACGGCGTCCTGATCACGGGCGACGCCCTGACGAGCGCGGGCGGCCAGCTGAACGGCCCGGTCGCGCGCGTCACGCCGGACATGCCGGAGGCGACGCGGAGCGTGCAGAAGCTCGCGCAGCTGCCTGCCCGGACGATCCTGACGTACCACGGCGGCGTGGTGAGCGAGGACGCGCCCGCGCAGCTGCGGCGCGTGGCCGACACGCCCGCCTGA
- a CDS encoding DoxX family membrane protein yields the protein MTFGRTEPRAQKALSRGLVSGIFMMGGVGALMAPEAHAQAAKGVLPEGLATQGARANGAVMVGAGALFAAGAFGKWPAYALAATLVPVTLLGHRFWEKEGQEKRTELIQVLKNVALFGAVLYVAGER from the coding sequence ATGACGTTTGGACGAACTGAACCGCGCGCCCAGAAGGCGCTCAGCCGTGGCCTCGTATCCGGCATCTTCATGATGGGCGGCGTGGGGGCCTTGATGGCGCCGGAAGCGCACGCGCAGGCCGCGAAAGGTGTGCTGCCCGAAGGGCTCGCCACGCAGGGCGCACGCGCGAACGGTGCCGTGATGGTCGGCGCGGGCGCCCTGTTCGCGGCGGGCGCGTTCGGGAAGTGGCCCGCGTACGCGCTCGCTGCGACGCTCGTGCCGGTCACGCTGCTCGGGCACCGCTTCTGGGAGAAGGAAGGGCAGGAGAAGCGCACGGAACTCATTCAGGTGCTGAAGAACGTGGCGCTGTTCGGCGCGGTGCTGTACGTGGCCGGGGAACGGTGA